The genomic region GCCCACGTACTTGTCCTTGCCGGTCATGACGGTGTCCCGGGCCGTGGCGTAGAGGCGCTCGATGACCTGCGCCTGCGAGAGCTGGGGGTGCTGGCTGCGCACCAGGGCCGCCACCGCCGAAACGGCCGGAGCCGCCATCGAGGTGCCCGACATGATGCGGTAGCCGTTGCCCTTGGACAGCGGATAGGTCGAGAGGATCCCGTCGCCGGGCCCCGCCAGCGTGATCCAGTCCCCCCAGGTCGAGAACGAGGCCCAGCCGTCCTGGTCGTTGCTCGCCGCCACCGCCACGACCCCCGGCCAGGCCGCGGGGTAGCTGGGATCCCACTCCTTGCCGGTGTTGCCGACGGCCGCCACCACGACCACGTCCTTGTCCTGGGCATACTTGATCGCCGCGCGGCCCGCCTCGGAGTCCGAGGGGCTGCCCCAGCTCGCGTTGATGACCTTGGCGCCGTGGTCCACCGCCCAGATGATGGCCTCGGTCGAGGCCCCCTCGGTCGTGTGGCCCGAGTTGTTGAAGATCCGCACCGGCAAGAGCTTGCAGCCGGGGGCGATCCCCGTCACGCCCAGCCCGTTGTCCTGCCGCGCCCCGATGATGCCCGCCACGTGGGTCCCGTGGCCGTAGCCGTCTTGATCGCCGCCGGCAACGGGCTGCTTCTCGCTGAAGTCGTAACCCGGCAACAGCCGCCCCTCGAACTCGGGGTGGGTGCCGTCGATCCCCGAGTCGATGACCGCCACGACCACCTCGGCGGCGCCCTTCTGCTCGGCCCATACCCGCTCGGCGCCGGTGATGACCGGGGCGTACTGGGCCGGGAAGAGGGGGTCGTTGGGCGAGGCGGCGCGCTGCGCCGGCGCGGGGGCCGGCTCGGCCTCGAGGGTGGGCAGCTGGATGGCGCGGTTGGGCTCGGCGAACACGACCCCGGGATCGGCCTCGAGCAGGGAGAGGGCGCGATCGCCCTTGAAGAGGTGCATGCCGAGGCCCAGGGACCGGACCAGGGTCAGGCCGTGCTTGCGGGCGTACCCGGAAGGCGAGACGCCGGCCTTGAGGCGGATGATGTGCTCGCCTGCGATCGCCTGGCCCGAGACGCGAGCGCCGCCGCTCGAAGCGCCGGACAGGGAAGGGGCGACGGCACAGCCGGCGAGGACCAGGCCGAGGGCGGCGAGCGCGAGACGGGCAATCCGCATATCAAACTCCTCTTATTAAAATATTAAGAAGAGTTTAAAGGATCGCCATCCCCCGGACAAGGGGGCCACCCCCAAAAAGGTGACCCCCCCGGCGGCGCCGCCGAGGGGGTCGGTTCATGCTCATCATAATAGGCCCTCCCCACCGCCCGGGCCTCGTCCGGTGCCACCAAGAACGGGGCCGCTTTTCGTCGGGATCGGCCATTGATGTTACAGGTTGCGCTCCCAGGCCTGCAGCAGCTTCGAGAGCGGCGCGTTCAGAGGTTGCGCTCCCAGGCCACGAAGAAGGGGAAGAAGCCCCACTGCTCGTAGGCCGCGTAGGCCGGGCGGTTCAGGGCGTAGACCGAGAGGGTGAGCCACTCGGCCCCCTGCTCGGCGAGCCAGCCGGCAGCGCGGCGGTAGAGGGCCCTCGCGATCCCCTGGCGCCGACAGGCGGGGGCGACGTAGAGGTCGTAGATGAGGCCGCCGTCGGGGGGCTCGACCACCGCGAAGACGAAGCCCACCAGTCGCCCTTCCCGCTCGGCCACGAAGAAGGCGTGAGGGCGCGTCGCCCCGTAGTCCCGGTACCCCTCCCGGGTCAGCGCGACCAGCGCCTCGCGCGGGGGCGAAGGCAGGGAGCCGCTCAGGGTGGCGAGGTAGGCCGCGACCTCGGCCCCCATGGCGGCAACCGCGTCGAGCTCCTCCGGGCGCATGGGCCGGATGGTGGGGTCGAGGGGCTCGTCGGGGAAGCGATTGGTGAACATGGCCACCCGCTCGGGGAAGCCCCCCGCTCCTGCCAGCGCGCTCAGCAGGTCGGCCTCCTGGGGCTCCATGTTGAGGGTGACCCGGGCAAAGCCCCGCTCGCGCGCCCAGTCGGCAAGGCCGTCGACCAGCGCGACGATCGCCTCGCCCGGATCCAGGTCGGGGGAAAGGAAGTGGTCCGCGAGCGCCCGCTCGAGGCCCTCCGTGTAGGGGATGGGGTGGCGCTGGATGCCGGCGAAGCCCGCGAGGCCGCGCGGCGTCTCGACGACGAGCAGCGCCTCGAACTCGCTGAGCACCTGCGGCCACTCGGCGTGCCACCGCTGGTAGACCGCGGCGTGGTAGCCGTTGCCGCCGTGGCCCGCCTCGAGGAGGGCCATGAGGCGCGGCATGTCGCTTTCGGTGGCTGGGCGGGCAATCGGCTTCACGCGTTCCTCGCGATGGGGCAGGGGCAAGTTGTCTATACCCCGCGCGAAGGCAGGCAAGCGTATAATGGCTCCATGTCCGACGAACGCGAACGCCTGAGCCACCACCTGATCGACGTCTGCCGCCGCCTCTACGCGAGCGGCCTGATCGTCGCCACCGACGGGAACGTCAGCTGTCGGATCGACGCCGAGCGCTTCCTGACCACCCCTTCCGGCATGTGCAAGGGCTTCCTTTCCCCAGAGGACCTGGTGGTGGTGGACCTCGACGGCCGCGCCCTCCAGGGCACGCGCCGGCCCTCGAGCGAGTTCGGCATGCACGGGGCCGTCTACCGCACCCGGGAGGACGTCCGGGCGGTCGTCCACGCCCATCCCCCCACCGCCACGGCCTTCTCGGTGGCGGGCGTCTCCTTGATGGAGCCGATCCTGACCGAGGTCGTGCTCGGCCTGGGCGCCATCCCGACCGCCCCCTACGCCACCCCGGGCACCCCCGAGGTGGGAGAGGGCGTCTCCCGGCTCATCGCCGACTACGACTGCTGCATCCTCGACCACCACGGGGCCGTCACGGTGGGGGGCGACCTCTTCGAGGCCCTCCACCGGATGGAGACGATCGAGCAGACCGCCAAGGTCGCCCTTTCGGCCCACGCCCTCGGCGGGGCCCGTCCGCTCGCGCCGGGGCAGGTCGAGGAGCTCGCGGCCACCCGGCGCGCCATGGGGCTCAGGGACATCCCGGTTACCCGCTTGCCCGGCTCGGGTATGTAGGCAACAGGTTTCAAAAGGAGTGAGGATGGTGGCCGCAACCCGTTTCCGGACCCGACGTCTCGTCGCCCTCGGCATGCTCGCCGCGGCGATGGCCCCCCTGGCACTGCCCGGCTGCGCCTTCCTCAACACCGGCCTCGAGATCCAGACCGTCACCCTCGATAACCCCTCGCTCAACGTGGGCACCACCACCCGCATGACGATCGAGGCGACCACCCTGCCGGGGCGCACCCTGCGCTACCAGGTGGTGGCCGAGCGCGGCCGGGTCTACCCCCAGGGCTTCACCGACCAGAAGAGCTTCGTCTACTACGCCCCCTTCACCTCGCGCTCGCCCGACAGCACGGGCAACCTCGTGGGCGGCGACACCCTTCGCATCCTGGTCGAGGACGGCTTCACCTCCAAGCCCCGCAACGAGACCGTCAACCTGGGCGGCACCACCGTCGCCTACGTGGCGAACGGCGACGCCAACGGGACGGGCCCCATCATGCTGGCCTCGACCGACGACAACGGCATGACGGTGCTCCACCAGCGCGCGCTCAAGGACTCCGGGGGCAACGCGGTCAAGGGCGCCCAGCCCACCGTCTCGCCCGACGGGCGCTACATCGCCTACGTCGACTACGCGCCCAGCATGCCGAGCACGGCGATCCGGGTGATCGACGCGGGCGGCCGGGTGATCACCGCGGTCAACGCCGGCGAGTCGACCGGCTTCAACTTCGACCCCAGCTGGGCGCCCAGCTCGCGCGAGATCCTGTTCTCCTCGGACCGCAAGGGCAACTTCGACATCTACCGCGTCAGCACCACCGGCGAGAACGGCACCCCCATCGCCGTGACCGCGACCAAGGTCGACGAGCGCTTCCCGGCATGGAACCCCAGCCTCAACTCCGATCGGGTCTCGACCATGGTCGCGAGCGTGCTCTCCAACAGCGACTACCCCACCGACAACGCCGGGACCACCGCCGCCTGGAACCTCTTCCTCTACAACATCGCCTCGGGCCGGCCCCTGCGCAAGCTGACCAACCTCACCAACCTCGACGACTACGCCTTCGAGGCCCAGTGGCGCGCGGACGGCCAGGCGATCGCCTACACCCGCTACGGTCCCATGACGGTGGGGGCGAGCTCGGGCAAGCGCCAGCGGGTGTTCCTCAGGGACGTGGCCCTGCAGGCGGGCTCGGACATCCCCCTCAACCGCATGGAGACCACCGAGGCCGTCGTGGAGAGCTCGCCCACCTGGAGCCTCTCGGGCACCCAGGTGGCCTACCTGAAGGCCTTCGGCAGCCCCAAGTCTCAGACCATGGTCCCCGCGAGCGTCTGGCGCCAGTCGGTCAACGGCCTGCAGCCCTCGAGCGAGGCCGCCCGCCAGTGGACGGAGTTCAGCAGCCCCATCCCGTCGCTGCGCATCAACGAGTCCGACCTCACCTACGGCCCCTTCAGCGCCTCGACCTTCAGCTGGCACTAGCCGGCTTGGCCTTGGCCCCGACCAGGGTCTCGATCTGGTGGGCGTCCAGGACCTCCTGCTCGAGCAGGGTCTCGGCGAGCCGGTCCAGCTTGTCGCGGTTGGCCGAAAGCAGGGCCTTGGCCCTTTCGTAGGCTTCGCTCGTGAGGCGCCGGACCTCCTGGTCGATCAAGGAGGCGGTCTCTTCCGAGTAGGGCTTCTCCCCGACGGGGGCCTCCAGGCCCAGGTAGGCGTTGTCGGCCTCCAGGTCGTAGGCCTGGGGACCGAGCCCAGTGCCCATTCCCCACCGCAGGACCATCCGCCGCGCGAGCTTGGTCATCTCGAGCAGGTCGTTCTCGGCGCCGGTCGTGACCTCGCCGAAGACCAGCTCCTCGGCGGCGCGCCCGCCCAGCTGCACCGCCATCTTGTCGAGCAGGTACCCCCGGGGGAACGAGTACTTCTCGTCCTGGGGCATCATCTGGGTCACGCCCAGGGCGTGGCCGTGGGGGATGATCGTCACCTTGTGAAGGGGATCGGCGCTGGGCAGGAGGTGGGCGACCATGGCGTGGCCCGCCTCGTGACACGCGACCAGCCGGCGCTCCTTGGGGTCGAGCATGGTGTTGCGGCGCACCCCCATGACGATCTTGTCCTTGGCCTCCTCGAAGTCGGCGCCCATGACCGTCTGCTCGCCCTTGGTCGCGGCCGCTAGCGCCGCCTCGTTGACCAGGTTCGCCAGATCCGCCCCCGAGAAGCCGGGCGTCTCCCGGGCGATCTCCGCGAGCCTCACGTCGCTCGAGAGCGGCACCTTGGCCGCGTGGATGGCCAGGATCGCCTCGCGCCCCGCGCGATCCGGCAGCCCCACCACCACCCTTCGATCGAAGCGGCCGGGCCGCAACAGGGCCGGGTCCAGCACGTCGGGCCGGTTGGTGGCGGCGATGACGATGACCTCCAGCTGGGGGTCGAAGCCGTCCATCTCGGCCAGGAGCTGGTTGAGGGTCTGCTCGCGCTCGTCGTTGACGTTGCCGATCCCCACCCCGCGCCGGCGGCCCACCGAGTCGATCTCGTCCATGAAGATGATGGCGGGCGCCCGGGCCTTGGCCTTCTCGAAGAGGTCACGCACCCGGCTGGCTCCGACGCCCACGAACATCTCGACGAACTCGGTGCCCGAGATGGAGAAGAACGGCACCCCGGCCTCGCCGGCGACCGCGCGGGCCAAGAGGGTCTTGCCCGTGCCGGGGGGGCCCACCAGGAGCACCCCCTTCGGGATCTTGGCCCCCAGCTTGCGGAACCTGGCGGGCTCCTTGAGGAACTGCACCACCTCGACCAGCTCCTGCTTGGCCTCGTCCTCGCCCGCCACGTCGGCGAAGGTGACCCTGGGGCGCTCGGTGGTGTAGAGCTTGGCCTTGCTCTGCCCGAAGGTGAAGGCCGTCTGCTGGCCGGCGCCCCCCGCGCCCATGCGGCTCAGGATCACGAACAGCAGGAGGATGGGGGCCGCCAGCAGCAGGAGATCGACCCACCACCGGCTCGCCTCGGGCTTGGCCGCGATCTGGACGCCCTTGGCCTCGAGCATGGGCAACAGGCGCGGGTCGTCGATGGGCGGCAGCTGAGTGGTGAACTGGCGGTAGGGCGCCTGCTTCTTGTCCAGCGCCGTCGGCACCGGCCGGGCGAAGTCGCCCTCGGCCTTGTGCCCCTGGAGGGTCACGTGGGTGACGTTGCCCGCCTCCACCTGGGCGCGGAAGGCCGAGTAGGACAGCTCGGCCTTCGGGCTGCCCGTCGGGAAGAAGAACATGAAGCCGACCCAGACCAGCACGAGCAGGGCCAGGTACCACCAGAGCTTGCCGGCTCCTTCTTCCATCGCTCGCCCCTTCCAGTCATCGGCGCGCAAGAGCATCCAACAAAACCAGGCATGTTACGACCGGTGGCCGCCGTGGGCGGCTCGAAGGATATTGTTGCTGGACGCCCTAAAACCCCCCGACTCTAGGCAAGGCACCCCGGATGGTCAAGAGAGAAGCTCCGCGCGCCCAAGAGCATCTAACAAAACCAGGCATGTTACGGCCGCTGGCCGCCGTTGGCGGCTCGAAGGAACAGTTTTGTTAGGCGCTCTAGGGCTCTTCGGGCGTCACGGGCTGCGCGGCGCTCTCGGGCATGGTCCCGAGGGTCATGGCGACCTCGAGGCGACGCTTGCCGCGCTGGACGCTCAGGGTGACGCGATCGCCGGGCCTTCGCCGGGCCATGGCCGCGATCAGGTCGCGGGCGGCCGTCACCCTCTTGCCCTCGAAGGCCACGATCACGTCCTCGGGGCGCAGGCCGGCGCGCTGGGCGGGGCTGCCGGCGGTGACCCGGGCCACGACCAGGCCCTCCTGGCCCTTGAGCTCCGGGAACTGCTCGACCAGCTCGGGGGTGATCCCCGCGAAGCTGATGCCGAGCCAGGCCCGCTCAACCCGGCCCTTGGTGCGCAGGTCGTCGAGGACCAGCTTGAGGGCGTTGACCGGGATGGCGAAGCCGATGCCCTGCGCGTCGGCCGCGATCACGGCGTTGATCCCGATCACCTGGCCTGCCATGTTGACCAGCGGCCCTCCCGAGTTGCCCGGGTTGATGGCCGCGTCGGTCTGGATGAAGCCGAGACGCTCGTTGATCGAGACCTCGCGGTTGGTGCTGCTGACGATGCCCGCCGTGACGGTGCGCCGCAGGCCGAGCGGGCTGCCCAGGGCGATCACCCACTCGCCGACCTGGGCCCGGTCCGAGTTGCCGAGGACCAGGAAGGGCAGGCCCCGACCCTCGATCTTGACCAGGGCCAGATCGGTGAGCGGATCGGAGCCGAGGACCCTGCCGGGCAAGGTGCGGCCGTCCCACAGCGTGACCACCAGCTTGCTCTGGCCCTGCACCACGTGGTTGTTGGTGACCACCAGGCCATCCGCGGCTATCACGAAGCCCGAGCCGACCCCTCGCCTGACCTGGGTGGTCGTCCCCTCGCCGGTCCCGAACCAGTCGGGGATGCGGCGGCGCACCCGCTGCTCCACGTCGATGTTGACCACCGCGGGGCTGACCCGGTTGACCAGGGCCACGAAGCCCGTGCTCGGCGCCGGCGCCGCTCGCGGCGGGGCGCCGTGCGCCTGGGCGCCCAGCAGCGCCAGCACGGCCGAGGCCAGTAGAGCTCGCTTGATGGGCGCGGTGAGGCGCCCGGTGAAGCCCGTCGTTCCCGCCATTCGTCGCCTCGCTCGCCTCGCTTGCCTCCTGGGCCGGAAGGGCCCGCTCGGTGCGGCCAGAAGATGGAGCAGCCGGCGTATCTTAGCACCCCGCGCCGGCACCGCCCATGCAAAAGCGCCAGAAGCCTCTTGGACGATCCGACCGAGGCCGGGCGGCGCCTGCCGCGCGGGGGCCACGGAGGGAACTAGCGACGATTGACAGCCTCCGCCCTCGCTTCATAGACTGCCGGATGAAGTTTTGTAAAGGAGGGCAAAGATGCCAAGCAAGGGCCCAAGCAAGGGAAAAGGGGAGATGACCACCCGCGAAGCCGGGCGCCTGGGCGGCAACAAGGTCAAGGAAGAGTACGGGCACGAGTTCTACGCCGAGATCGGCCACAAGGGCGGCCAGATCGGCGGCCGCAAGGGCGGCAACACCACCAAGCAGAAGTACGGTCCCCAGTTCTACTCCGAGATCGGCAAGAAGGGCGGCAACAAGGTCCGCGAGCTGATCAACGCCGGCAAGAAGTCCCTGGGTCAGGAATAAGGGGCGATCGCCCCGCGTCGTTCGCCCCCGGGAGCCCGAAGGGCTCCCGGGGGCGAAGGTCATGCCTCGACGGCCGAGAGGGCCTCGGCCATGTCGTGGAACTCGTCCTCGCTGAGGACCGGCAGGCCGAGCTTCTCGGCCTTCTCGAGCTTGGAGCCCGCGTCGGCCCCGGCCACCAGGTAGTCGGTCTTCTTGGTGACGCTGCTCGAGGCCGAGCCGCCGAGCCGCGTCACCAGGGCCTCCGCGTCGGGGCGGCTCATTCGCGTGAGCTTGCCCGTGAAGACGAAGGTCTTGCCCGCGAGCGGGCCCATCACGGGCACGTCCGGCTCGCCCGGAAGCTCCATCGAAACGCCCGCCGCGCGCAGCTTGGCGAGGACCTCCTGGTTGTGCGCCTCGGCGAAGAAGTCCACCAGGCTCTCGCTGAGGCTAGGACCGATGGTGGCGATGGCCTGCAGCTCCTGGACGCTCGCCTGCGAGAGACGCTCGATCGAGCGGTAGCGCCTGGCCAGGAGGCGCGCGGTCTGCTCGCCGATCTCGTGGATGCCGAGGGCGAAGACCAGGCGATCGAGCGGCTGCTGCTTGCTCGCCTCCAGGGCCGCGAGCAGGTTGTCGGCGCTCTTCTCGGCGAAGCGCGCCAGGCCGAGCAGCTGGTCGCGCGTCAGGTAGTAGACGTCCGCCACGTCCTTGACCAGGCCGTGCTCGACCAGGGTCTCGGCCACCTTGACGCCGAGGCCCTCCACGTCCATGGCCCGGCGGCTCGCGAAGTGCTTGATGGTCTCGACCAGCTGGGCCGGGCACTTCAGGCCGCCGGTGCAATAGCGGGCGACCTGACCTTCCAGGCGCACCGTGGCCGAGCCGCACACCGGGCAGCGCTCGGGCATCGCGAACGCTTGCTCGCTGCCGTCGCGCCGCTCGGGGATCGACTTGACGATCTGGGGGATCACGTCGCCGGCGCGCTGCACGACGACCCAGTCGCCGACCAGCAGGTCCTTGCGCGCGATCTCGTCCTCGTTGTGGAGGGTGGCGCGGCCGACGGTGACCCCGCCGATCTCGACCGGCTCCAGGTGCGCGACCGGGGTCAGGGTGCCGGTCCGGCCCACCTGGAGCTCGATGTCCAAGAGGCGGGTGGTGGCCTGGATGGCGGGGAACTTGTAGGCGATCGCCCAGCGGGGCTCGCGCCCGACCGAGCCGAGGCGATCCTGGTCGGCGAGGCTGTTGAGCTTGATGACCACCCCGTCGATCTCGAAGGCCAGAGCGTCGCGCTCGGCGCCGAACTCGCGGTAGGCCTTGATCACGGCCTCGAGGCCATTGACCAGGCGGATGCGGTCGTACACCGGGAAGCCCAGGCGCCCGGTCTGCTCCAGGGCCCCGTACTGGGTGGTGATCCCCTCCAGGCCGAGGGTGGCGTAGGCGAAGAAGCGCAAGGGCCGCTTGGCGGTGATGCGGGGGTCGAGCTGGCGCAGGGCCCCCGAGGCCGCGTTGCGGGGATTGGCGAAGAGGCTCTCGCCAGCCCCCGCACGCTCGGCGTTCATCTCCTCGAAGTCGGCCTTGGCCATGTAGACCTCGCCGCGCACCTCGATGGGGTGGTCCGAGGCGTAGGGGGGCAGATCCCAGGGGATGTCGCGGATGGTGCGGATGTTGGCGGTCACGTCCTCGCCCGTGACCCCGTCGCCGCGGGTGGCGGCCCGGACCAGGCGCCCGCGCTCGTAGATCAAGGAGACGGCAAGCCCGTCGATCTTGGGCTCGAGGGTGAAGGCCAGATCCCCCTCTCGGCCCAAAAGCTTGTGCAGTCGCGTGTCCCAGGCCGAAAGCTCCGCGTCGTCGAAGGAGTTGGCCAAGGAGAGCATGGGCACCCGGTGGGTGACGCTCTTGAAGCCGGTCTGGATGGGGGCGCCGACCCGCTGGGTGGGCGAGTCGGGAAGGGCGAGCTCGGGGTGCGCCGCCTCCAGCTCCTGCAGGCGCCGGAAGAGCCGGTCGAACTCCACGTCGCTGATGATCGGCTGGTTAAGCACGTTGTAGCGATAGTTGTGCTCGTCGATCTCGCGCGACAGGCGCTCGATCTCGGCCTGAGCGGCCTCGGTCGGCATGGCGGCTTCCTTTCCTGGCTTTTGGGAACCCCTTCGCTTTTGGGAGCCCCCTCATTCTAGCGAGATCCGCACCACGAGGGCAAGCGGCCCCTCGTGAAGACCCGGACGTCAAATCTTCACGCACTCGGGCCCGTCATCCCGCCTAAAACGGGACTTTCGTCCCTGGGCCCGGCTTTGCTCACTCGCTATAACTGAGGAAGGTACCCTGCTTGAAAAGGAGTCCCTCGTCATGCGCACGCCTTTCCTCCTCCGCGCGACCCTGGCGGCCCTGGCCGCATGCGCGCTCGGCGCGGGCAGCGCCCGGGCCTACCCGAACGCCGTCGTCTTCGCCCCCTCGGGCGACGTCAAGGGGCAAGGCCAGGCGGCCTTCCTGATGGCGGCCGGCCTCTACGGGGGCAACCCCGTCACCTGGGAGGGCTTCAACGTCGGCCTCCTGCCGAGCATGGCCTACGGCGAGAGCGGCCTGAGCTTCGGCGGGCTCGAGGTCGGCTGCGATGCGTCCAGCTTCGTCGGCCAGACGCCGGCCATCAAGGTGAACTTCAACGCCAAGCTCCAGCTCCTCTGCGAGACGGGCCTGGTGCCAAGCCTCGCCGTCGGCACCATGCAACACGCCCTCTTCACCCCCGAGCGCTCGCTCAAGATGACCTACGCCTCGCTCTCCAAGACCCTGAACTGGGGCGAGACCGGGCTCGGTCGCCTGACCCTGGGCGGCGCCCAGAACGCCCCGGCCGCGGCCGACCTGTTCGTCCCGACCGCCCCCTTCGACGCCAGCTCGAAGGGCTGCCTCATGGCGGGCTACGAGTCCCCCGCCTTCGGGCCGTGCTACCTGGCGGTGGACCACGTGGGCGGCATCAGCGAGGTCGGCGGCACCTACGCGGCCCTCAACCTCCAGACCGGCCCCGGCACCTACGCAGGGGTGGTCTACGCCCTGTCCAACGACCGGAGCGTCGTGGGCGGCGACTCGGTGTGGTTCTACATCTCGGCCGGCTGGGATACCCTCAAGGCCTTCAGCGGCCGCTAGGCCTGACAGAGCGGAGGACGCACCATGAAACAGTTCACCTCCAAGTTGCTCTTCGGCTTCGGCCTGCGGGGCAAGCTGGTCCGGCGCATCGGCGGGACCGCCTTCGCCCTGCTCATGGCCGTGGCGGCCGTCTATTACCTGAAGGCCGTCGCCATGGTCCAGGCCCAGGCCGAGGCCACCGCCCACGCCCAGACTCGGACCGCCGCCGCGCAGGTCGAGAGCCAGCTCAAGGCGATGAGCCGCGCCCCGTACCAGCTCGGCATGCTGGTCTCGGCCCTGCCCGATCTGCCCTACGAGTCTCTCGATCGCTACATCAAGCACTCGCTGGAAAGCACCCCGGCCGAGCACCTCTACGACCTGTACGTCTTCTACGACGACCGCTCGTGGAAGGACAAGCGCTCCAACGTGACCTACACCCGCGCGACCCTGCCCAACCAGGCCCAGCTCGGCTACGACTACCACGACCCGCAGCAGACCTGGTACTCCCTTCCCAAGGAGAAGCGCCGGCTCGCGGTCACCGAGCCCTACTTCGATGCCGGGGCGACCGACGTCGCCATGGTCAGCCTGACGCTGCCGGTCGAGCGCAACGGCCGCTTCCTCGGCGTCGTGGGCTCCGACTTCAAGCTGGACTCGCTCAGCCAGAGCGTCGGCACGCTGAAGTTCGCCGCCCAGGACTTCGAGGGCAAGAGCCAGAGCTTCGCCTTCCTCTTCTCCCAGGAAGGCAACCTCGTTTCCTTCCCCGACCCGAAGGCGCTGGTGACCAAGGACTCCCCGAGCCAGACGATCAAGAGCGTCGAGGGCGGGCGCT from Pantanalinema sp. harbors:
- the ligA gene encoding NAD-dependent DNA ligase LigA, whose amino-acid sequence is MPTEAAQAEIERLSREIDEHNYRYNVLNQPIISDVEFDRLFRRLQELEAAHPELALPDSPTQRVGAPIQTGFKSVTHRVPMLSLANSFDDAELSAWDTRLHKLLGREGDLAFTLEPKIDGLAVSLIYERGRLVRAATRGDGVTGEDVTANIRTIRDIPWDLPPYASDHPIEVRGEVYMAKADFEEMNAERAGAGESLFANPRNAASGALRQLDPRITAKRPLRFFAYATLGLEGITTQYGALEQTGRLGFPVYDRIRLVNGLEAVIKAYREFGAERDALAFEIDGVVIKLNSLADQDRLGSVGREPRWAIAYKFPAIQATTRLLDIELQVGRTGTLTPVAHLEPVEIGGVTVGRATLHNEDEIARKDLLVGDWVVVQRAGDVIPQIVKSIPERRDGSEQAFAMPERCPVCGSATVRLEGQVARYCTGGLKCPAQLVETIKHFASRRAMDVEGLGVKVAETLVEHGLVKDVADVYYLTRDQLLGLARFAEKSADNLLAALEASKQQPLDRLVFALGIHEIGEQTARLLARRYRSIERLSQASVQELQAIATIGPSLSESLVDFFAEAHNQEVLAKLRAAGVSMELPGEPDVPVMGPLAGKTFVFTGKLTRMSRPDAEALVTRLGGSASSSVTKKTDYLVAGADAGSKLEKAEKLGLPVLSEDEFHDMAEALSAVEA
- a CDS encoding GNAT family N-acetyltransferase; this translates as MPRLMALLEAGHGGNGYHAAVYQRWHAEWPQVLSEFEALLVVETPRGLAGFAGIQRHPIPYTEGLERALADHFLSPDLDPGEAIVALVDGLADWARERGFARVTLNMEPQEADLLSALAGAGGFPERVAMFTNRFPDEPLDPTIRPMRPEELDAVAAMGAEVAAYLATLSGSLPSPPREALVALTREGYRDYGATRPHAFFVAEREGRLVGFVFAVVEPPDGGLIYDLYVAPACRRQGIARALYRRAAGWLAEQGAEWLTLSVYALNRPAYAAYEQWGFFPFFVAWERNL
- a CDS encoding S8 family serine peptidase, producing the protein MRIARLALAALGLVLAGCAVAPSLSGASSGGARVSGQAIAGEHIIRLKAGVSPSGYARKHGLTLVRSLGLGMHLFKGDRALSLLEADPGVVFAEPNRAIQLPTLEAEPAPAPAQRAASPNDPLFPAQYAPVITGAERVWAEQKGAAEVVVAVIDSGIDGTHPEFEGRLLPGYDFSEKQPVAGGDQDGYGHGTHVAGIIGARQDNGLGVTGIAPGCKLLPVRIFNNSGHTTEGASTEAIIWAVDHGAKVINASWGSPSDSEAGRAAIKYAQDKDVVVVAAVGNTGKEWDPSYPAAWPGVVAVAASNDQDGWASFSTWGDWITLAGPGDGILSTYPLSKGNGYRIMSGTSMAAPAVSAVAALVRSQHPQLSQAQVIERLYATARDTVMTGKDKYVGYGRVDALRAVLDPL
- the ftsH gene encoding ATP-dependent zinc metalloprotease FtsH — translated: MEEGAGKLWWYLALLVLVWVGFMFFFPTGSPKAELSYSAFRAQVEAGNVTHVTLQGHKAEGDFARPVPTALDKKQAPYRQFTTQLPPIDDPRLLPMLEAKGVQIAAKPEASRWWVDLLLLAAPILLLFVILSRMGAGGAGQQTAFTFGQSKAKLYTTERPRVTFADVAGEDEAKQELVEVVQFLKEPARFRKLGAKIPKGVLLVGPPGTGKTLLARAVAGEAGVPFFSISGTEFVEMFVGVGASRVRDLFEKAKARAPAIIFMDEIDSVGRRRGVGIGNVNDEREQTLNQLLAEMDGFDPQLEVIVIAATNRPDVLDPALLRPGRFDRRVVVGLPDRAGREAILAIHAAKVPLSSDVRLAEIARETPGFSGADLANLVNEAALAAATKGEQTVMGADFEEAKDKIVMGVRRNTMLDPKERRLVACHEAGHAMVAHLLPSADPLHKVTIIPHGHALGVTQMMPQDEKYSFPRGYLLDKMAVQLGGRAAEELVFGEVTTGAENDLLEMTKLARRMVLRWGMGTGLGPQAYDLEADNAYLGLEAPVGEKPYSEETASLIDQEVRRLTSEAYERAKALLSANRDKLDRLAETLLEQEVLDAHQIETLVGAKAKPASAS
- a CDS encoding trypsin-like peptidase domain-containing protein; translation: MAGTTGFTGRLTAPIKRALLASAVLALLGAQAHGAPPRAAPAPSTGFVALVNRVSPAVVNIDVEQRVRRRIPDWFGTGEGTTTQVRRGVGSGFVIAADGLVVTNNHVVQGQSKLVVTLWDGRTLPGRVLGSDPLTDLALVKIEGRGLPFLVLGNSDRAQVGEWVIALGSPLGLRRTVTAGIVSSTNREVSINERLGFIQTDAAINPGNSGGPLVNMAGQVIGINAVIAADAQGIGFAIPVNALKLVLDDLRTKGRVERAWLGISFAGITPELVEQFPELKGQEGLVVARVTAGSPAQRAGLRPEDVIVAFEGKRVTAARDLIAAMARRRPGDRVTLSVQRGKRRLEVAMTLGTMPESAAQPVTPEEP
- a CDS encoding class II aldolase/adducin family protein, with protein sequence MSDERERLSHHLIDVCRRLYASGLIVATDGNVSCRIDAERFLTTPSGMCKGFLSPEDLVVVDLDGRALQGTRRPSSEFGMHGAVYRTREDVRAVVHAHPPTATAFSVAGVSLMEPILTEVVLGLGAIPTAPYATPGTPEVGEGVSRLIADYDCCILDHHGAVTVGGDLFEALHRMETIEQTAKVALSAHALGGARPLAPGQVEELAATRRAMGLRDIPVTRLPGSGM